In Cryptococcus decagattii chromosome 11, complete sequence, one DNA window encodes the following:
- a CDS encoding chorismate mutase codes for MMNFTTGANTSELLSLDRIRSQLIRLEDTIIFLLIERAQFAYNRKIYEAGAFKDEIEFDGSWLGWFLYETETFHAKARRFTSPDEHPFTPLDRLPQPILKPQKFPTLLYQPAATHPSVNVNSRILQFYVEHIVPGITGAGKGKTESEDDGNYGSSATRDVEVLQALSRRIHFGMFVSESKFLSAPHDFIPHILASPPNTEALAGLITKPAVEAKLLVRLANKARIYGCEMDADGRLIEVPDEEMGARGKIDLASVVSMYKDWVIPLTKDVEVDYLIHRLDGVPQSQIDEWMKGKSQ; via the exons ATGATGAACTTCACTACGGGAGCAAACACTTCAGAACTTCTTTCTCTAGATCGCATCAGGTCACAGCTTATTCGGCTCGAAGacaccatcatcttct TGCTTATCGAGCGAGCTCAGTTCGCGTATAACAGGAAAATTTACGAGGCCGGGGCATTCAAAGATGAAATAGAGTTTGACGGGAGCTGGCTTGGATGGTTCTTGTACGAGACCGAGACTTTCCATG CAAAGGCCCGACGCTTTACAAG CCCTGATGAACATCCTTTCACTCCACTGGACAGGCTTCCGCAGCCTATCCTCAAACCTCAAAAATTCCCCACTCTCTTGTATCAACCCGCTGCTACGCACCCTTCTGTAAATGTCAACTCAAGGATCCTTCAGTTCTACGTGGAACATATTGTTCCCGGTATCACTGGTGCGGGCAAGGGGAAGACTGAATCCGAGGATGATGGTAACTACGGCAGTTCAGCCACTCGAGATGTTGAGGTATTGCAGGCTTTGAGCCGAAGGATACACTTCG GTATGTTTGTTTCTGAGAGTAAATTCCTTTCCGCACCTCATGACTTCATCCCACATATCCTCGCCTCTCCTCCAAACACCGAAGCTTTGGCAGGTCTCATTACCAAACCAGCTGTGGAAGCAAAGTTGCTTGTTCGATTGGCCAACAAGGCAAGGATTTATGGGTGTGAGATGGATGCAGACGGTCGATTAATTGAGGTTCCTGACGAGGAGATGGGTGCCAGAGGGAAGATTGATCTAGCCTCGGTGGTGAGCATGTACAAGGACTGGGTCATCCCCCTTACCAAGGATGTTGAA GTGGACTATCTTATTCACCGTTTGGACGGTGTCCCTCAGTCTCAAATTGATGAATGGATGAAGGGCAAGAGTCAGTAG